From a single Mycolicibacterium mengxianglii genomic region:
- a CDS encoding aldehyde dehydrogenase, producing the protein MTQSLDSAFKTDYDKLFIGGHWVDPSSSDVIEVFSPATGEKVGQVPLAAQADVDAACAAARKAFDEGPWPHTSPQERAAVLGAAVKLMEERADELKFLLGAETGQPPTIVDMMQYGAAMSSFNYYVGAADKYTWQEIRDGIYGQTLVRKEPIGVVGAVTAWNVPFFLAANKLGPALLAGCTVVLKPAAETPLSVFAMAQMFAEAGLPEGVLSIVPGGPETGRALTANPELDKFTFTGSSAVGKEIGKLAAEKLKPCTLELGGKSAAIILEDADLDSTLPMLVFSGLMNSGQACVAQTRILAPQSRYDEVVEKLAGAVAAMQVGLPDDAAAMIGPLISEKQRDRVEGYIKKGVEEGARIVTGGGRPEGLDSGWYVQPTVFADVDNSMTIAQEEIFGPVLAVIPFETEEDAVRIANDSPYGLAGSVYTTDIPRALQIANKIRTGTYGVNMYAFDPGSPFGGYKNSGIGRENGPEGIEQYCESKSVLLPFGYTPEV; encoded by the coding sequence ATGACACAGAGTCTGGATTCTGCCTTCAAGACCGATTACGACAAGCTTTTCATCGGCGGCCACTGGGTGGATCCGTCGAGTTCCGACGTCATCGAGGTCTTCTCGCCGGCCACCGGCGAAAAGGTCGGCCAGGTGCCGTTGGCGGCCCAGGCCGACGTCGACGCCGCGTGCGCTGCGGCCCGTAAGGCGTTCGACGAGGGCCCGTGGCCGCACACCTCTCCGCAGGAGCGCGCCGCCGTCCTCGGCGCTGCCGTCAAGCTGATGGAAGAGCGGGCCGACGAGCTGAAGTTCCTGCTGGGCGCCGAGACCGGTCAGCCGCCGACCATCGTCGACATGATGCAGTACGGCGCGGCGATGTCGTCGTTCAACTACTACGTGGGCGCCGCGGACAAGTACACCTGGCAGGAAATCCGCGACGGCATCTACGGCCAGACCTTGGTGCGCAAGGAGCCGATCGGTGTCGTCGGCGCGGTCACCGCCTGGAACGTGCCGTTCTTCCTGGCGGCCAACAAGCTCGGCCCCGCTCTGCTCGCCGGTTGCACCGTGGTGCTCAAGCCGGCCGCCGAGACCCCCCTGTCGGTGTTCGCGATGGCTCAGATGTTCGCCGAGGCCGGGCTACCCGAAGGCGTGCTGTCGATCGTGCCCGGCGGCCCGGAGACCGGCCGCGCGCTGACCGCCAATCCCGAGCTGGACAAGTTCACCTTCACCGGCAGCTCCGCCGTCGGCAAGGAGATCGGCAAGCTGGCCGCCGAGAAGCTCAAGCCGTGCACGCTGGAACTCGGCGGCAAGTCGGCCGCGATCATCCTCGAAGACGCCGACCTGGACTCGACGCTGCCGATGCTGGTGTTCTCGGGGCTGATGAACTCCGGGCAGGCCTGCGTCGCCCAGACCCGCATCCTGGCACCGCAGTCCCGCTACGACGAGGTGGTCGAGAAGCTCGCCGGCGCCGTCGCCGCCATGCAGGTGGGGCTGCCCGATGACGCCGCCGCGATGATCGGCCCGCTGATCAGCGAGAAGCAGCGCGACCGGGTGGAGGGCTACATCAAGAAGGGTGTGGAGGAAGGCGCCCGGATCGTCACCGGCGGTGGCCGACCGGAGGGTCTGGACTCGGGCTGGTACGTCCAGCCGACGGTGTTCGCCGATGTCGACAACTCGATGACGATCGCCCAGGAGGAGATCTTCGGCCCGGTGCTGGCGGTGATCCCGTTCGAGACCGAAGAGGACGCCGTTCGGATCGCCAACGACTCGCCGTACGGTCTGGCCGGCAGCGTCTACACCACCGACATCCCGCGGGCGCTGCAGATCGCCAACAAGATCCGGACCGGCACCTACGGGGTCAACATGTACGCGTTCGACCCGGGTTCCCCGTTCGGCGGCTACAAGAACTCCGGCATCGGCCGCGAGAACGGCCCCGAGGGCATCGAGCAGTACTGCGAGTCCAAGAGCGTGCTGCTGCCGTTCGGGTACACGCCTGAGGTGTAG
- a CDS encoding PaaI family thioesterase: protein MNDAGHDIETPDTILRRFAIADIKSDVEQGISVMSMPVADLVNPFTGAPTVGPLAILLDAAGGNSNHFRRTPQEWTVTSELAVEISPDGIDVLLSRPREPVVASSRPLGPKSATALSVCTFTVGDVVIGGGTVRSFYLPSGQEVVGPPPLSAPEPRRPLADLMSVDVRRAHDGAAVLAQRVDPILNNSLGIVNGGVASAGLELAAAAAVADALPSGQSMRTASLRVNFLRPFFAGADSRYVGTPMRVGRRTAVGDAEAIGDDGKVALTARITTYE from the coding sequence ATGAACGACGCGGGCCACGACATCGAAACACCGGACACCATCCTGCGGCGTTTCGCCATAGCGGATATCAAATCCGATGTGGAACAGGGTATTTCGGTGATGTCCATGCCGGTCGCCGATCTCGTCAACCCGTTCACCGGCGCTCCCACCGTCGGGCCGTTGGCGATCCTGCTCGACGCTGCCGGCGGCAACAGCAACCATTTCCGGCGCACGCCACAGGAGTGGACCGTCACCAGTGAGCTGGCCGTCGAGATCAGCCCCGACGGTATCGACGTGCTGTTGTCCCGGCCCCGGGAACCCGTGGTGGCCAGCAGCCGCCCGCTCGGCCCGAAGAGCGCCACCGCGTTGTCGGTGTGCACCTTCACCGTCGGGGACGTCGTCATCGGCGGCGGCACGGTCCGCTCGTTCTATCTGCCGTCAGGACAAGAGGTGGTGGGCCCACCTCCGCTGTCGGCTCCGGAACCGCGGCGGCCGCTGGCGGATCTGATGTCAGTGGACGTGCGCCGCGCCCACGACGGGGCCGCCGTGCTGGCGCAGCGCGTGGATCCGATCCTGAACAACTCGCTGGGCATCGTCAACGGCGGTGTGGCATCAGCGGGCCTGGAGCTGGCCGCCGCGGCTGCGGTGGCCGACGCGCTGCCGTCGGGGCAGTCGATGCGGACCGCCTCGCTGCGGGTGAATTTCCTGCGGCCGTTCTTCGCCGGCGCGGACTCGCGCTATGTTGGCACTCCGATGCGGGTTGGACGCCGGACCGCGGTCGGCGACGCCGAGGCGATCGGTGACGACGGCAAGGTGGCGCTGACTGCCCGTATCACCACCTACGAGTGA
- a CDS encoding dihydrofolate reductase family protein: MSTVYYTASSLDGFIVDTDDSLGWLTSRAIDNNGPFGIDELLASVGSVVMGSATYEWLVKNQPGAWMYPQPSWVLTHRPDIIVDGHPVHTYAGAVADLHPELVEAAGGRDVWVMGGGEVAAQFVAAGLVDQMIVSYAPCSLGAGSQVLPLRSEWRLAESAVNGEFLVARWEPAGETGATSP, from the coding sequence ATGAGCACGGTCTACTACACCGCCTCCAGCCTGGACGGCTTCATCGTCGACACCGATGACAGCCTGGGCTGGTTGACCTCTCGGGCCATCGACAACAACGGCCCCTTCGGGATCGACGAGCTCCTGGCGTCGGTCGGGTCGGTGGTGATGGGTTCGGCGACCTACGAATGGTTGGTGAAGAACCAGCCCGGCGCCTGGATGTACCCCCAGCCCAGCTGGGTGCTCACCCATCGCCCGGACATCATCGTCGACGGCCATCCGGTGCACACCTATGCCGGCGCGGTGGCGGATCTGCACCCGGAGCTGGTCGAGGCCGCGGGTGGGCGGGACGTGTGGGTGATGGGCGGCGGCGAGGTGGCCGCACAGTTCGTCGCCGCCGGGCTGGTGGACCAGATGATCGTCAGCTACGCCCCGTGCAGCCTGGGTGCCGGCTCCCAGGTGCTGCCGCTGCGGTCGGAATGGCGGCTGGCCGAATCCGCGGTCAACGGGGAATTTCTCGTCGCCCGGTGGGAGCCGGCGGGTGAAACCGGTGCCACCAGCCCCTGA
- a CDS encoding class I adenylate-forming enzyme family protein, giving the protein MSISLLLEMAMSGDPERVAVVSGDTRLTAQELSDLADGAAGVIAESDADHVAYVGAGGVMLPLLLFASARAGKTFTPINYRLSADGIQTLIERLPAPLVIADARYADMIGATGKARMDSQDFLTAARGHEPAAEFADPDSVGVVLFTSGTTSAPKAVELTHNNLTSYVTGTVEFASADESDAALICVPPYHIAGVIAALSNLYAGRKMVYLPNFDATEWVRLVRDENVTTATVVPTMLDRIIRVLESGDEDRLPSLRNLAYGGSKVGLPLVRNALELLPHVGFVNAYGLTETSSTIAVLTPDDHRAAFGNADADAAKRLGSVGQPVPGIEVQIRDEAGNVLGPGETGELFVRGEQVSGRYTGIGSVLDEQGWFPTRDVAMLDDAGYLFIGGRSDDTIIRGGENIAPAELEDVLIEHPHVHEVAVVGVEDPQWGQAIVAVVVPADGAEPDPDELREYVRKALRGSRTPDRVVFRDELPTNATGKILRREIVASLDPA; this is encoded by the coding sequence ATGAGCATTTCGCTGCTGCTGGAGATGGCGATGTCCGGCGACCCGGAGCGGGTTGCCGTGGTGTCTGGGGACACCAGGCTGACCGCCCAGGAGCTCAGCGATCTGGCCGACGGCGCCGCAGGCGTGATCGCCGAGTCCGACGCGGACCACGTTGCTTACGTCGGGGCCGGCGGGGTGATGCTGCCGCTGCTGTTGTTCGCCTCGGCGCGCGCGGGTAAAACGTTCACTCCCATCAACTACCGGCTCTCCGCGGACGGCATCCAGACGCTGATCGAACGCCTGCCGGCGCCGCTGGTGATCGCCGACGCCCGCTACGCCGACATGATTGGGGCGACCGGCAAGGCGCGGATGGATTCCCAGGACTTCCTGACCGCCGCTCGGGGTCACGAACCCGCGGCGGAATTCGCCGATCCTGACTCGGTCGGGGTGGTGCTGTTCACCTCGGGCACCACGTCGGCGCCCAAGGCCGTCGAGCTCACCCACAACAATCTGACCAGTTATGTCACTGGCACAGTGGAATTCGCGTCCGCGGACGAGTCCGATGCCGCACTGATCTGCGTGCCGCCGTACCACATCGCCGGTGTCATCGCCGCTCTGTCGAATCTGTACGCGGGCCGAAAGATGGTGTACCTGCCCAACTTTGACGCCACCGAGTGGGTTCGGTTGGTCCGCGACGAGAACGTCACCACCGCCACCGTGGTGCCGACGATGCTCGACCGCATCATCCGGGTGCTCGAGAGCGGCGACGAAGACCGGTTGCCGAGCCTGCGAAACTTGGCCTACGGCGGTTCCAAGGTAGGACTTCCATTGGTACGCAATGCTCTTGAGCTGCTGCCGCATGTCGGTTTCGTCAATGCCTACGGACTTACCGAGACCAGCTCCACGATCGCGGTCCTCACCCCCGATGACCACCGCGCGGCCTTCGGCAACGCCGACGCCGACGCCGCCAAACGACTCGGGTCCGTCGGTCAGCCGGTCCCCGGTATCGAGGTGCAGATCCGTGACGAGGCGGGCAATGTGCTGGGGCCGGGGGAGACCGGTGAGCTGTTCGTCCGCGGCGAGCAGGTCTCGGGCCGCTACACCGGGATCGGATCCGTGCTCGATGAGCAGGGCTGGTTTCCCACCAGAGATGTCGCCATGCTCGACGATGCGGGTTACCTGTTCATCGGCGGCCGCTCCGATGACACGATCATCCGCGGCGGCGAGAACATCGCACCCGCCGAGCTGGAAGACGTGCTGATCGAGCATCCGCATGTCCATGAGGTCGCGGTGGTCGGGGTGGAGGACCCGCAGTGGGGCCAGGCCATCGTCGCCGTGGTGGTGCCTGCCGACGGCGCCGAACCCGACCCCGACGAGTTGCGCGAATACGTCCGAAAGGCCTTGCGCGGCTCACGAACTCCGGACCGCGTAGTCTTCCGCGACGAGTTGCCGACCAACGCGACGGGCAAGATCCTGCGCCGCGAGATCGTCGCAAGCCTTGACCCAGCGTAG
- a CDS encoding thiolase family protein: MPASSSKAAIIAAARTAIGTARKGTLANTPAIELAKPIVAAVVERSGLEPADFDDLVLAESLQGGGDSARYIAVDLGFQNIPGLAVNRQCASSLAAVAVGAGQIAAGMSQAILAGGMESLSTMPQMTKRKAFTTGKAPEDWERWSPMSNPWTDDAPPFDMSITVAHNCAVEYGISREDQDAWALRSHQRAVKAIDAGSFVDEIVPIQVTKEDGSTALFAQDEHPRRETSMEVLSGLKVLHPEIEGFTVTAGNSSGTNDAAAVVALASPTTQQDVLANILSWTQVGVAPKRTGSGPIYAIPKALELAGLKISDVALFEINEAFAAQAVACTRQLGLDEELVNVYGSGISIGHPIAATGARMITSAIYELRRRGGGIGVLSMCAGGGMGAAMVIEVS, encoded by the coding sequence ATGCCTGCAAGCAGCAGTAAGGCCGCGATCATCGCGGCGGCCCGCACCGCGATCGGCACCGCCCGGAAGGGCACGCTGGCCAACACCCCCGCGATCGAACTCGCGAAGCCGATCGTGGCCGCCGTGGTCGAACGCTCCGGCCTCGAGCCCGCCGACTTCGACGACCTGGTGCTCGCCGAGAGCCTGCAGGGTGGCGGCGACAGCGCCCGTTACATCGCAGTGGATCTCGGTTTCCAGAACATCCCCGGCCTGGCCGTCAACCGGCAGTGCGCCTCCAGCCTCGCGGCCGTCGCCGTCGGCGCCGGGCAGATCGCGGCCGGCATGAGCCAGGCGATCCTCGCCGGTGGCATGGAGTCGCTGTCGACCATGCCGCAGATGACCAAACGCAAGGCGTTCACCACCGGGAAGGCCCCCGAGGACTGGGAGCGTTGGTCGCCGATGTCGAATCCGTGGACCGACGATGCGCCGCCGTTCGACATGTCGATCACCGTCGCGCACAACTGCGCCGTCGAATACGGCATCAGCCGTGAAGACCAGGACGCCTGGGCGCTGCGCAGTCACCAGCGCGCGGTGAAAGCCATCGACGCCGGGTCGTTCGTCGACGAGATCGTGCCCATCCAGGTCACCAAAGAGGACGGGTCGACGGCACTGTTCGCCCAGGACGAGCACCCCCGTCGCGAGACCTCGATGGAGGTGCTGTCCGGGCTGAAGGTGCTGCACCCGGAAATCGAGGGTTTCACCGTCACCGCGGGCAACTCCTCGGGCACCAACGACGCTGCTGCCGTCGTCGCCCTGGCCAGCCCCACCACCCAGCAGGACGTGCTGGCCAACATCCTGTCCTGGACACAGGTCGGGGTGGCCCCCAAGCGCACCGGCAGCGGCCCCATCTACGCCATTCCCAAGGCGCTCGAGCTGGCTGGGTTGAAGATCTCCGACGTCGCCCTGTTCGAGATCAACGAGGCCTTCGCCGCACAGGCCGTCGCTTGCACCCGCCAGCTGGGCCTCGACGAGGAACTGGTCAATGTGTACGGCTCGGGCATCAGCATCGGCCATCCGATCGCCGCGACCGGCGCCCGGATGATCACCTCGGCGATTTATGAACTGCGTCGCCGCGGCGGCGGCATCGGGGTGCTGTCGATGTGTGCCGGCGGCGGCATGGGTGCCGCGATGGTGATCGAAGTCAGCTGA
- a CDS encoding class I SAM-dependent methyltransferase, producing MGVGRTATDTFARRATLARSVRLLSQFRFEQRDPARFYGALADDTAALVSDLWQGAVGGTPSGLTVVDVGGGPGYFADAFGARGMSYIGVEPDPREMHAAPGHLNGSGRFVRASGMALPFADGSVDICLSSNVAEHVPRPWQLGAEMLRVTRPGGLVILSYTVWLGPFGGHEMGLTHYLGGARAAARYTRRHGHPPKNNYGSSLFAVSAADGLEWAAGTGALIAAFPRYHPRWAWWLTAVPGVREFLVSNLVLVLQR from the coding sequence ATGGGCGTTGGTAGGACGGCCACCGATACGTTCGCGAGGCGCGCAACACTCGCGCGGTCGGTGCGGCTGCTGTCACAGTTCCGCTTCGAGCAGCGCGACCCCGCCCGGTTCTACGGCGCCCTCGCCGACGACACCGCGGCGTTGGTGAGTGATCTGTGGCAGGGCGCTGTGGGCGGTACCCCCAGCGGCCTGACCGTGGTCGACGTGGGCGGCGGGCCGGGGTATTTCGCCGACGCCTTCGGCGCGCGTGGGATGTCCTACATCGGCGTCGAGCCCGATCCTCGCGAGATGCACGCCGCCCCTGGGCACCTCAACGGGTCGGGGCGGTTCGTCCGGGCCTCCGGGATGGCGTTGCCGTTCGCCGACGGCAGCGTCGACATCTGCCTGTCCTCGAACGTCGCCGAGCATGTTCCTCGGCCCTGGCAACTGGGCGCGGAGATGTTGCGGGTGACCCGCCCGGGCGGCCTGGTGATCCTGTCGTACACCGTGTGGCTGGGCCCGTTCGGCGGCCACGAGATGGGGCTGACCCACTACCTGGGCGGTGCGCGGGCCGCGGCCCGCTACACCCGCAGGCATGGCCACCCACCGAAGAACAACTACGGCTCGTCGCTTTTCGCGGTGTCCGCCGCCGACGGGCTGGAGTGGGCGGCCGGCACCGGCGCGTTGATCGCCGCATTTCCCCGCTACCACCCGCGATGGGCGTGGTGGCTGACCGCGGTGCCAGGGGTTCGCGAGTTTCTGGTGAGCAACTTGGTGTTGGTTTTGCAGCGTTGA
- a CDS encoding acyl-CoA dehydrogenase yields the protein MSALSGGVFAGTTDDDLAELRQLVDEIGKQSAEARLGQRALPETFDAATWAHLEETGLSRLTSSEEAGPQEAAVVLRGLARHAVAAPIAETDLLGAWLAAAAGLDVPGSGPLTVAVADADVEGDRLVGTAREVPWTQAADRVLLVLSAGGRWRVSAVEPGELDIAAGHNLAGEPRDTVSFDVPVSATAEVESALIAELNRRGAWARCVQIIGALDAAAELSVSYTRDRVQFGRPLSKFQSVQHALAGMAGEIERARACATLAVAAASDHGFAGAPTDYAVTLAKVVLGRVVPAVNTVAHQLHGAIGVTIEHQLWSVTNRAYSWAGEYGSTQSHARKLGRAALTPSPDDGAMWDVLTGAELRAWES from the coding sequence ATGAGCGCACTTTCGGGCGGCGTGTTCGCCGGCACCACCGACGACGACCTCGCCGAGCTGCGCCAACTGGTCGACGAGATCGGAAAGCAGTCGGCCGAAGCCCGGTTGGGGCAACGGGCACTGCCCGAGACCTTCGACGCCGCCACCTGGGCACACCTGGAGGAGACCGGCCTGAGCCGCCTCACGAGCAGCGAAGAGGCCGGCCCGCAGGAGGCCGCGGTGGTGCTGCGCGGGTTGGCCCGGCACGCCGTCGCGGCTCCGATTGCCGAGACCGACCTTTTGGGAGCCTGGCTGGCGGCGGCCGCGGGCCTGGACGTCCCAGGGTCGGGGCCACTCACCGTGGCTGTTGCCGACGCCGATGTCGAGGGCGACCGGCTGGTGGGCACGGCCCGCGAGGTGCCGTGGACCCAGGCGGCGGACCGGGTGCTGCTGGTGCTGTCGGCCGGTGGCCGCTGGCGGGTGAGCGCGGTCGAACCCGGTGAGCTGGACATCGCTGCCGGGCACAACCTGGCCGGGGAACCGCGCGACACCGTGAGCTTCGACGTGCCGGTGAGCGCGACAGCCGAGGTCGAGTCAGCGTTGATCGCCGAGTTGAACCGCCGCGGCGCCTGGGCGCGTTGCGTGCAGATCATCGGCGCACTCGACGCCGCGGCCGAACTGTCGGTGTCCTACACCCGTGACCGGGTTCAGTTCGGCCGCCCGCTGAGCAAGTTCCAGTCGGTGCAACACGCGCTGGCCGGGATGGCCGGGGAGATCGAGCGGGCCCGCGCCTGCGCGACCCTGGCGGTGGCTGCCGCCTCCGACCACGGATTCGCCGGCGCGCCCACCGATTACGCGGTCACCCTCGCGAAAGTGGTGCTGGGCCGGGTGGTCCCGGCCGTCAACACCGTGGCCCATCAGTTGCACGGCGCCATCGGGGTGACCATCGAGCACCAACTCTGGTCGGTGACCAACCGGGCCTACAGCTGGGCCGGTGAGTACGGCAGCACCCAGTCCCACGCCCGCAAGCTGGGCCGGGCCGCACTGACCCCCTCGCCCGACGACGGCGCGATGTGGGATGTGCTGACCGGAGCCGAGCTTCGGGCCTGGGAGAGCTGA
- a CDS encoding acyl-CoA dehydrogenase family protein, which yields MTGFAALSAHEPELAELRSQVRDFLAADRAEFGWLPEVDAWLCGADPSFSVRLGEAGYLGLTIPTEYGGHGLGHLHRYVVTEELLISGAPVAAHWFADRQVAPGLLTYGTEDQRRRILPQIAAGRFYSAIGMSEPQAGSDLAAASTRATRTDGGWVLNGRKVWTSSAHLAHQIVVLARTSPADPEHRHAGFSQFLVPTENPGLTIEPIVTMDGAHHFNEVVFADAFVPDDAVLGEIGAGWHQVTSELSFERSGPERILSTAPLLLPLLRALTGRADIDDGTAAAIGHLVARLVSLRQLSVSVARALADGEAAANQAALVKDLGTRFEQDSVELAADLLDFLDSTDESYARLSFLVRASRLHAPMFTLRGGTNEVLRGVVARGMGLR from the coding sequence ATGACCGGTTTCGCCGCGCTGAGCGCCCACGAGCCGGAACTGGCCGAGCTGCGCAGCCAGGTGCGGGACTTCCTGGCAGCCGATCGTGCCGAGTTCGGGTGGCTCCCCGAAGTGGACGCCTGGCTGTGCGGAGCTGACCCGTCATTCAGCGTCCGGCTCGGCGAGGCCGGTTATCTGGGCCTGACGATCCCGACGGAATACGGCGGCCACGGGTTGGGGCATCTGCACCGCTACGTCGTGACCGAGGAGTTGCTGATCTCGGGCGCCCCGGTGGCCGCACACTGGTTCGCCGACCGTCAGGTGGCACCGGGCCTGCTGACCTATGGGACCGAGGACCAGCGCCGGCGCATCCTGCCGCAGATCGCGGCCGGCCGGTTCTACTCGGCCATCGGGATGAGCGAACCGCAGGCCGGATCCGACCTGGCTGCCGCGTCGACGCGGGCCACCCGTACCGACGGTGGCTGGGTGCTCAACGGCCGCAAGGTCTGGACCAGCAGTGCGCACCTCGCGCATCAGATCGTGGTGCTGGCGCGCACCAGCCCCGCCGATCCGGAGCACCGGCACGCCGGCTTCAGCCAGTTCCTGGTGCCGACCGAGAACCCGGGGCTGACGATCGAGCCGATCGTCACGATGGACGGCGCGCACCATTTCAACGAGGTCGTCTTCGCCGACGCGTTCGTCCCCGACGACGCGGTCCTCGGTGAGATCGGCGCCGGCTGGCATCAGGTCACCTCGGAGTTGTCCTTCGAACGCAGTGGGCCCGAACGCATTCTGTCGACGGCCCCGTTGCTGCTGCCGCTGCTGCGCGCGCTGACCGGTCGCGCCGACATCGACGACGGAACCGCCGCCGCCATCGGCCATCTGGTCGCGCGGCTGGTGTCGCTGCGGCAGCTCTCGGTGTCGGTGGCCCGTGCGCTGGCCGACGGTGAAGCGGCCGCCAATCAGGCCGCGTTGGTGAAGGATCTCGGCACCCGGTTCGAGCAGGACTCGGTGGAACTGGCCGCCGACCTGCTCGATTTCCTCGACAGCACCGACGAGTCGTATGCGCGGCTGAGCTTTCTGGTGCGGGCCTCGCGGCTGCATGCGCCGATGTTCACGCTGCGCGGCGGCACCAACGAGGTGTTGCGAGGAGTGGTGGCACGGGGAATGGGGTTGCGATGA
- a CDS encoding helix-turn-helix domain-containing protein has protein sequence MTADPEPPTPRQLRRDRLRELLDAIVEESHTNVEGMARSTFVSEFHFSREVRRLTGESPAALRRRIMLERAAWRLQRGEGVAAVAAGEGWSSAEVFSRAFRRSFGTPPWRVGAGFRLPAPNGLHFHPPQSLWLDSERDAPAVEQGDVTALMLAHDTADVRYLLGRAAELSEDQWLQDVSPGQVVLEWDGTESSVGAVLGTLVWSKEVWLASIEGRDFPSRSATDPTVTYAAGLAAHHDEISAHWSATISALATAGRLGDTVIDALCDPPESFQLYGIVAHVLTYSAHRRHLVRAMLARLGVQTHPGDPLEWMRGNG, from the coding sequence ATGACCGCAGACCCGGAGCCGCCCACTCCGCGACAACTCCGCCGCGACCGGCTCCGCGAGCTGCTGGACGCCATCGTCGAGGAATCCCACACCAACGTCGAAGGTATGGCGCGCAGCACCTTCGTCTCCGAATTCCACTTCTCTCGCGAGGTGCGCCGCCTCACCGGCGAGTCCCCGGCCGCGCTCCGCAGGCGGATCATGTTGGAACGCGCGGCCTGGCGACTGCAGCGCGGTGAGGGGGTCGCCGCGGTAGCCGCCGGCGAGGGCTGGTCCTCGGCCGAGGTGTTCTCCCGGGCGTTCCGGCGAAGTTTCGGCACGCCGCCGTGGCGGGTCGGTGCCGGGTTCCGCCTGCCCGCGCCCAACGGTCTGCACTTTCATCCGCCGCAGTCGCTGTGGCTGGACTCTGAACGTGATGCGCCCGCCGTTGAGCAGGGTGACGTCACCGCCCTGATGCTCGCTCACGACACCGCCGATGTCCGGTACCTGCTGGGGCGTGCCGCAGAATTGTCGGAAGACCAATGGTTGCAAGACGTTTCGCCCGGCCAGGTGGTGCTGGAATGGGACGGAACGGAATCGAGCGTCGGGGCGGTGCTCGGCACGCTCGTCTGGTCCAAGGAAGTGTGGCTGGCCAGTATCGAAGGTCGCGACTTCCCGTCGCGGTCGGCCACCGATCCCACGGTGACCTACGCTGCCGGACTGGCCGCCCACCACGACGAGATCAGCGCGCACTGGTCGGCCACCATCAGTGCGCTGGCCACCGCGGGCCGCCTGGGTGACACGGTGATCGACGCCCTCTGCGACCCGCCGGAGTCGTTCCAGCTGTACGGCATCGTGGCCCATGTCCTGACGTACTCCGCGCACCGCAGGCATCTGGTCCGCGCCATGCTCGCGCGCCTCGGGGTGCAGACGCACCCAGGTGACCCCTTGGAATGGATGAGAGGCAACGGATGA
- a CDS encoding YybH family protein produces the protein MTENEDDLRARVHRWIAAIQACDLDGVAADHADDIVLFDVPPPYDGIRGIGAYRDSWPMFFEYLAGGALLDLVELNVIAGDSAGFAYGLLRCGTPVELTAKPERRLRFTIGFRKRDGRWQVAHEHHSFPME, from the coding sequence GTGACCGAAAACGAAGACGACCTCCGCGCCCGAGTGCACCGTTGGATCGCCGCCATCCAGGCCTGCGACCTCGACGGGGTGGCTGCTGATCACGCCGACGACATCGTGCTCTTCGATGTGCCCCCGCCCTACGACGGCATCCGGGGCATAGGCGCCTACCGGGACAGTTGGCCGATGTTCTTCGAGTATCTGGCCGGCGGTGCCCTTCTCGATCTCGTCGAACTCAACGTCATCGCCGGCGACAGCGCCGGATTCGCCTATGGCCTGCTGCGCTGTGGCACCCCGGTGGAACTGACCGCAAAGCCCGAGCGGCGACTGCGGTTCACCATCGGTTTCCGCAAGCGCGACGGACGTTGGCAGGTCGCCCACGAGCATCATTCCTTCCCGATGGAGTGA